In the Glycine max cultivar Williams 82 chromosome 6, Glycine_max_v4.0, whole genome shotgun sequence genome, TACCAGATGtcttatttgttaataatgtaataaattttGGTTTGGTCATTAATTTAGTTGAGGTAATAAGTTAGTGGGTCCCTAGTTCAACTAGTGGATCAGTAATTGGGTCAGTTTAATttggtatatattaaaaattaaaaattatatatatgtattcatactctaaaattaacattatttgattaaaaaaatttattcatactctaaaattcaaaataacaattgTTGATAATAATAAGATATCAAAACGGTGTTGTGCaggtaatcaattttttttttataaaatcggtTGGGTCGAATCGATCCAACTGAAATCCGATGACCTAACCAGTCGAATTGATCAGGTCATCGTGAATCAATTGTGGGGTCGATCTAATAGTGAATCCACCCCGGTTAAGTCATCAAATCCCGGTTGGACTAATCCGACTAACCGAACCAAACCAGGTTTCATAACACTATTTGTCAACCCCAATATTTTTTGAGtggcaaaataaaatattactttctctctctttaattataagatcataatatatatattgtattaaatttgttaattattaatgctgtgattttaaaattacttttttgaagagagaataattaaattaaaatataaaagaataaataaatacatataaaaattagtaaaagaTCTTATAACAAGagacaaacaaattttataaaaaatcttataataaagGATAAATATAACATGTTAAAACAAGAAATCAAGTTTTATCACAAGGTGTGGCAAAATCTGGACCTATCCATGAGTACATAAACCAATATTTGTTAACCCCACTTAAAATCACATGGATTATAATTAATGTGTTCTAACAGAATGGGTCTCTCGACCAGATCTTTGGACTATTTATCATGTTAGAACTCCAATCAAGTTTCCTAATTTGTCTATCGTGAGCATAAACTTGGGCTTCGGAAAAAAGCACAGAATGAGCCGAACCATAATTTTTCGACTTCTGATTTCTTTCTCATCACAATATTTTGTATGTGTAACTGTATTATACGATAggtttaattgtaattttaattttttataatttttgtgttttatttaaaatcaaaatatttagcctttctattttatataataagcaATTTCGATCATTctattaattgattatttaaagTCAAACAGACTTATATAAAGGATTAACATGATGCtcatgtgaaaaaaaatgaaaaataaaatgtgtcttaataaaaattgaacttgTAAGCTTTAATTTGTagacaaaacaataaaatactaagatatttgttttgtttaattaattatgttaacattattttttgtattattagttgaaagttattattttttttcaaatgattaaaatttaattaaaaaatatttaatatatataaatatttttaattttatgtaaataatttgtgcattaaaattaattttataaaattatgtaaataatttatatattaatttatgaaatttaattataaattagtaaaataaaaaattagaatatgtacattattcaaaataaaaacatatagtgatattaaaaaaatgtatatgttaaatattttttaatttataaattttaataatttgaagaaaaaaataataacacttaATTAATGAtacatagaaaataattttaatgtaaaagttATGAGttcaattgttattattaatatacttttttattttttactttatttaatctCTCACATTAGCACTCAATAGCTTATATAAGTTTCACATCAATACTAATATATCATATCAAAATTgcttattatgaaaaataagagGACTAATTATCttgatttaaaaatgaaaagatcaaatttacctttttaaaattataaaaagatcaaaattacaatttaaccttTATGAtattatgattaataattaagagtttagtaatattatttttattctatgtactCAATTTTATATACTCGAAGTGTAGAATgaaagacaataaatttttttattttttattttatttaatctttctCACATTAACACTCAATAGCCTATATAAACTCCACATCAATATCAATATCTCATATCAAAATCAACGTTGATTTTAgatgattaatatattaaaagaccaaaattatttagtataaaaaataagaaaattaaatatcttgatttaagaataaaaagattagaattacaattttaacattattgaaggaataaaattacaatttaacctgTATGATATTATGATTAATGATTAAGAGTTTAGTAGTAATATTTTGCTTTATGTACTGAATTTCATACACCCAAAGTATGGAATGGAAGACAATCAGATCCAATTTTATACAAATTCAATACTCTAGGCAATTTCCCCCCACCAAAGCGAAACTAATTTCTTCTTTACATTTGTTATTAACAATCTAATGCTCTTCTCTATTTAAGCTAAACATCCTTCCCGAATGAATCTCCTTATAGTACGTTTGACGTGGGTCTATTTGCAATTTCGAGTATTTGGCAAAACCAATCTGTTTTGGCAGAGCATCATAATCTCAAATCATATCCTTGTTTAACACAGTTTAGCGTGTATCACTTTACTTGTGAAACTCTTAGTGTTCCTCCAAGCTCAATCGGAACAAGAGGGATGAGTGAATGAAGAACATCTGTTATCAGTGGACGGTAACTAGGTTCTGGTTGCACGCACAGCACAGCCACAGCAGCAAcctaaaaagtacaaaaaaaccCATTTAAGAGATCCTGCATTTTTTTGGTCtaaaaaacatgtatttttttttattaaaaataatcatgttCGAATTAAGTAAGAATATTATGAACTACAAAATTtatcattcaaatatttaacacaactacatatttattatttgaatctgagacttctaattaaattagaataactCCACGTCAATTGATTTACGATGTTAAGGTGAATTTGTTTAGTTTAGGGAGAGTACTTAATACTAGCAACATcattgataatataatataaaataataaaagtggagaatgtgtCTTGAGTTTTGACTTCCAGCTCACAAACCTGGTACAAGTGTTTGGGATCCATTGTATTCTTAATCACTGGATCCACAATGTTTGGAAGCTTGGATCTGTCCGTGAGCTGTGGCATGGCCTGCAATCATAAATAGTTATGTACCTTATGTTATTTTCCATACTTATATGGGTGCAACCCAATTGAATTTTTGACttcatgaaattaaaagtaGTCCATACCCATGTGACAATAGATTGGCATTGAGCTGGTGCCAGTTTTTCCACTGGCTTCCTTCCTAGTAGGAGCTCCAATAGCACAACCCCAAAAGCATACACATCACTTTTATCACTTAATTTAcctgtaaaaaataattgaattgcaACTTCCTCAATAATTAATTCTAGAAGTTTTTGGTATGGATGAGTTTCACGTAGGTACATGAACCTTGCTTTCGTATGAATCCAAGCCATAATTTCTCCATGATAATATTAAGAAATCATTGGAAAAGTGACCCCATATCATTTATATCTAAAGAAATAGTAATATCCACTTCAATTGAAATGAAATCCCTCTCAACAGTTAAAAACATATTAGAGCCATTAGGAAATcatctcaaattttaaaatgaataatagaAAGCTTATAGGTGTTCCCCCTTGAGTAAAACTAAAACCTTCTAATGTTTCACATTTTTCAGACAAGAATCAAATTCCACCCCTAAAGTGAGAGACATACGCTTGACAAGATAAAGTGTAGTACATTGGTTGGAAAATAAAAGCTTGACATTGTAACTACAAAAATTGTTATTAGATGTATTCAATTTTTATCACATAGTCAATTTTAATAATGTATAAAAGTGGCATGTCAACAGGGCAGGTATATGATTATATGTCCAATATGAAAACAAGATATACAGGTTATATGTTTCAAACCCACCCTAAACTAGTGACGTCATTGAAATCAAGGAGGACTAAAAGaatcaatttcttgaatctggTTTGCTAAAGGCTTAAcaatacattaaatatataacaatagaTTAAATAATCTGGCATATGCCGTATAATGATAACAAGTTTAGTTGGCCTTACCATCTAGAAGATACTCCGGTGCTACGTATCCTAAGGTACCCGATAGTTTAATGTTCTTCTTGCTTTGAGACCCATCAGTTAAGGCAAGACCAAAATCAGACAGCTGAATCCACCACCACCAATAAGTACGTGCATGCcaatacataagaaacttaggTGAATAcattaaaaagatgaaaataattgGTGATGGAAAAGGGAGATAAATTTTTATAGCAAAAAATCTAGCACGATTTTCTTACTTTGGCATTGAAGTTTGCATCTAAGAGAATATTAGAAGATTTCATGTCTCTATGGATCACTGCAGGGTGACAGTGCTCATGCAGATATTCTAATCCTCTGGTCATCAGAAGTATGTTAATATAATTGCAATAAAACACATcagaaagattttaaaaaaattgttaaggaAACTCACCTTGCTGTGTCAAGAGCAATCTTCATCCTCATGTGCCAAGTCAATGCCGAGCCATGAGAAGGTCCTTCAGCATAAGATTTTGGAAAGGAATGACACTATAAGAATTTGGTAATTGAAaataaggctttgtttgtttacTGTTACATTTctgttttctaaattttgtttgtcttttgaACACATTTGGAAGTGTTTGCTTCAGGAACACGTTTGTGTTTTCTAAATACTATCCTTTGAATcctcagaagaaaaaaagaaaacatctcATAGCCTTttctgatttttgttttttttttaaaatattttagaaacgattttcaaaatttaatagatTTTGGATACAAAATCAGGTCCTAAAGTGTCTCTACTACGCAAATAAAGATAAAGCATGAAATGCAATATTTTACCATGTAACTGGGTTTCCAGTGATCCATTTTGCATCAGCTCATAGACAATGAACCTCGAGTAACCATCAATGCTACAACCCAGTAAAGAAATTATATTCGGATGCTGAATTTTGCTTAACAAATTCACCTCGTTCTGCAAATTCATCACACCATTCAATACAAGATAGAAAGGGGAGAGACACAGAGAtagcgagagagagagagagagtgaaaaCAGAGAACCGACAAATGAATAAGTAATATGTGATCATTATTACCTCGAATTCTCTCTCAGCATGTTGAGTCTCACAGTGTAGTTTCTTGACTGCAACATCAAAGTTATGATCCAAACGAGCCCTGTAAACACGTCCAAAGCCTCCCTCACCCAAGATGTTACTTTCTTGAAAATTGTTTGTCGTTTTTTCTATTTGCTTATAGTCAATTATTGGAACAGACCCGTTCATGCCAACAATCTTGATGGAACTGAATTTATTCAAAAACGGTGCTAAGGTGATCCCCTTCTCTGCATCTTCGCATTCAAAAAAAGcgaaacaaggaaaaaaataataatcaaattcaaGAATCTAGAATGAATTTGATATCGAAGCCAGCTgcttcttgaaaaagaaaaacaaaaacaaaaaaaaaaaaacaggaataTGATAAATGGAACAttggaaaatataaataaataaataaataaatacatacctGGACTTTGAACatttttggatttggattttgtTGGATACTTGGTATGATGATAAATCCAGAAGCATAAGAAAGTGAAAATGAGTGCAGCAAGTGCAGTGGTGGCTACGACGATGGCTATTACCACTTTCTTATTCATGTGATGCTGTTCCTCCCCTGCTTCAGTAGTTTAGTTGTGAGAATCCAGAAAGGAAAAGAATCATATTCATAGCTAAAAACCAATAATTTAACAAAGATTAAGGATCCAAATgatgagagaaagagagagagttgaATGAAATGAGTACCTGGAGAGAAAGCAGGAGGGTCTGCAGCCCAAATGGgttggtgaagaagaagaaaaacaagaagaagcATGAGGAGAAGCTTCATTTTCATTGTTTGCTGTAAGAAAACATGGAGATGGAGATATGTGGAGCCAAAAGCAGACAGGGAGAGACTcgagagtgtgtgtgtgttgtgaATTGTTAAGGCTTTGGAAGTTAATGTTAATTGGGTGTTCTGTTTTGTTCTGGATCTCCAAGGTTTCAActgctttttggtttttcaaaaaGCATGCTCTTTTTTTGTTACCTTTTGAATCTTCTTTTGAGACCTCTCTTTGTCTCAGtgtctctctcttttctttcttgatttttttttaatttgagacTTATCTTTATAAACAGACCAAATCTACCAAAGATAATTCTGCGTCagccaaataaaaattattatgagtaATAATACTCTTTTTATGAGAATATAAATTCTAACAgtctttgattaaattaaaataactcttattaaaaaaaatgttggatcATATATTATGAATCTTAAACTAAATagattttatacaaaaaaaataatcaaacacaaattaTACTAAATAGATTGTTCCTTTGTATCTAAACGTATCACAGCCTTATACCATTGTTTAAGATATGTTAACTCTATCAAATTAATGTATGTGTTCGGTAATATTTGATAATGTGACATTATTATATCGCTGTCTGTGCagaggaaaaaagaaggaagaatggGGAGAGGAAATTGAATGTTGAGGTGAAGCGGCAATCACACGACAAACATGTGCACTTGTTCTTGTCAACTGCAAACATGAACcaacatcttcttcttcttcgttttctattttatttttttgtcaattgtGTTTTTGGTTTCTTATTATAAGGTTGATGCACCGCCAGTGGTCGATCAGCGAAGGTAGAAGGAAAAGAGTCAGAGACTGGAAGTGTTTGGCGGTTCCAAAATGCTGATCAAGAAACTGCAAACAGCTGCACcttcttaaataaaatgacagagtaaatgattattttgaacATGTCACCGTTTGGACATTGTCTTCGTGGCCTTCTAATAATCATCATTGCATgcatgtctttttatttttattttcctttttacgaagaaaaagtgaaaaaagtaaCTAATGTAGTAATGTACTACATATATTAACTATTGATTTTTTCATtaacaactaaaattattttaacttttagtttAAGGGTTTGTAcgatcaaataatttttttaagaaaaaaacatgaaagCTATTTCAAACTTATCTGGATCTCAATGTTTAGTGAATTAACATGTCACACAAGATAATTGTTTTACTTTGTAGTAGCTAGTGTAGGGAAACGCTAAGTTACTGCTATAGcataactttttctttatttttcattggtgcctttttaatttgttgactAGATAAACTGGATTCATGTTTTATATAATGTGACTTGTATACGAAATTTGCTTAGTAAAAAAGTTTCAAATAATGTTGCTAGAAATAGCATTCACTTATATATGAAAGTCAATTGCGAGGAATTCTTGTTCTCTGTATTAAAGAAATAGAAAGAGTGGGTGGTGGTGGAGAGAAACCCCGACGAACTGTTTATACCACCCATTCTCGTAAATAATCCATACTCCAGAGTTCACATTGTGCTTTTCTGTCCAACTTTTGTATTGGTCAATTGTGCATACAACTATACATGTTTATTTAACATCATATATTATGTAATTTAACCAAATTTTAATCGTTTACCGTTGACGAGCAAGAAATCACATGCGTCCaccattttttctaatttaaaggAACCACAAAGTCTTAAGCAAAATGCCACATTAGGTCACTGCTAAttagaaaaatagtaaaatgataTATGGCTATTATCGACCCCCATTTTGTATATACTATGATAAtgtgtatgttttttttaagatattcaaaataatttaaaattgtaatttattataaaattcaacctatatatttgttttcacaTATAAAGACTCGGCGAAATTTCTTTTTGGACGTGACATAACGCTTatggttaattatatttttaattcttagatttttttgtcaaattttaagTTTAGTCTTTAAacagaaattttaattttttttctatatttttcctctattaaaaattttagtcttATTATTGAGTGACAATGTTAATCAATGACTTAATAATCACATTAACAATCAAGTCATTTAttacatcataaaaaaattgataaaataattatatgtatttttttttaaattgtttttaagttCTCATCAACTAGTAtgatatcattaattaatttaaatatatgaaagTTTAAAAACACAGTTTATAAAAAACAATGTATGATTACTCTTATCTAATTTTTATGTGACGAGTCACAAGCTAATCATCAATGTTGTTAGTCGCACCAAAAAATTTTAATGAGTGAAAAATATAAGTatcaaaatagtttaaaattttgtttagagACTAAAGGGAAATTTTGCAAATAgtttagggaaaaaaatataattaaccttAACGCTTATTTTGAACGCATAGTCGTATACCCGAAAGCATATCTTTCCTATTTTtctctgttaaaaaaaatatagttatatattaatggttaaaattaaaacttaattagtaattatatgattatttaaaattacatgTATTTGAACTAATTTTAGCCATTTAAATATAATCTAATAACctgtatttataattatatatataattatatatacatgacattaaattatatttaaatggtTAAgttaatggaaaaaataaatatatcccAAAAATCATAAAAGACATCGATAAATCAAAGTAGCAAAGGGAGTGTACGAtgaatctatttttattttatttttaaaaaagaagctatGAAGCTAATCTTACTCCCTTGtttacatatacatatacagaGAGTCACAgagtaaataaattatatgttttcttcttcttttttttcaaggagGTCGTGTTTCTTAATTCTTATACATGCATTCATTTTATGCTGAACATTTATAtctcttttgctttttttagaaaatgctataattaattttaaaatggtgctacacctaacatcttcaagTCGCTCATATCAAGGATATATACACCTACTGGAGTACTGGTTGAATGTTAGGTTGTTAATGTTTATACAGATTTGTTActaattaaactcaaataataaattcattatGAGGGGTTCAATTGGAATCTGATATTcaccaaaaacaaattattaaaaaaatcaatttgattttacCATCTAATCATCCGAAAACTTTACTTCAAGTTTCCTctcctttttttaatattttttattcttaaaaattgaaaaaatatataagaaaatttactcaacaactcaaaatattttgttcaaTCAATCGAGTTAtatatccttaattattaaattctatattttgTTTAGTCGGAATCTCACTTTTAATATGAATTgaacgaaaataaaaatgaaatgattttCTTATAACAAATGCATTCGTGTTCAGGTAagagaattattttattttatttttttgactgaaattattagatttgatctcaATGTAAAGTTAATTACGAAAAAAAGTATTGTATATACATTCTTTCTTTGTATCTTTACTTGGGTATTTCCAGTGCCCTATTCTTATTCGTTGAAAAAAAAACGAACTGCAAAAGGTAGAGGATGGGTTTGAACTTTGTTAACGAAGCACGTTAATCAATTTACTTTGGGActcatttgttttagaattttttgttttattagctaaataaaattaaaagttgtgcttaaataaatcttatttattaaatttatattagaaattgtattattattaaaaagtgtagaaattaatttcccgtccctaaaaaaaaattatgcaagcccccaattcaaaataaagtgAAATATCATTATTCTGCAATGAACGTGATTTTCAACTTGGCATAGTGATAGAAAGTGCCCCGTAGCTAACTATGTCATAATCGAATAAATCATACATATCGAATGTTGACAAAAAATCACAATCTAGGGTCTTGTTTGGTTCATCTACATTTTAACTTacgttttcaataaaaaatagaaaaacgcattttattagattaaaaaataatttaattagaatttaccAGTAGTGTAAAAGGTTTTTATCTGGTAAAAAAACTgctatgataaaattattaaattttataataattactttaaaattataattttagtgaattttaataacttcatatcataaaaatcttcacacaaacaaaatataaaacttaaatctttaaaaaattatttttcaaataaaatatttcaaaaaatgcctcaaaattcaaatcaaaattaagTATGTGTTAAAGATTTTTTGTAAGAACTGTTAGAAATGAAAACAATTGAAACGCTGTAGCAAACTTGTAACAATTGTatgtatcaaaaataaaaaaacttgtaaCAATTGTAACGGTTTGTTTATTCTGATTAACTCGACTAAATTTACGTTGGGTATCGAGTTAATGAGTTCCCAACTGGCTTAATCCAACCTAATATGACCTACATGttatgttaataataaaataattgttagtattgtttgAGATGTATATTATGCCTTCCAGACATATATTTCTCTTGTAATAGTATTGGATTGGATAGatgaatttacattttaattaattcgtTGTTTTCTGATTTTGGGGACAAGTGATttgttgttttataattttctaaatatattattatttattctaccAACCTAACCTAATATTAAGGTTGGAATGGAAACAACAAACTCAACCCAATCATGTTTTATTAGATTAAAGTTATGGTGCagaaaattaatagaaaaattaacttattaaataattattatttgataaaattaacttttaaaataacagaaaagtataaaataattaaaagataataaaatcatgatttatttaaaaatataaataaaaaatttgataaatatatcaaggataaaaagaaaaaaaatataaaaacctaaaaattaaaagttagtatttaaaaaaaactacttttaaGTAACGTTTTTAAAAGACgttagaaattattaaaaaattatttacaaaataatcaaatgatttttcatctagtataaaaaattaaaaattaattaaaatatctatcTTAAATTAGATCAAATGTTACTCATTCTTGACCACTCACACAGTTGCATCAGGtaaataattagaaattatcttatgttacaaaaattataaaaagtatcATTCTTATAATATATGACAATTCTAACCGCAAAacagtttttaaaaatctttattaCGTCAgtacatttaaattaaattgtttaatttttaatattactaaaaataaaaagtgaaaaaactAATTCTAAATCTTAAATATTCACTTCCTCTCAAATGCACTTTTCCtacttgtgttttttctttttcttgaatgtTTGGTATGTAAAAGTCACGTTTTGAACTTAATTGTTTTAATTGAGTTTGGTTAAATTGTTAAAAGGTgagaaaaaagtaataaatattatttcttccttttataCAATAGAATGAATAAGAGACAAAATTAGTATTTATATCAAATAGTATTTGTACCATTTTAATGTAATGGTTGGTGGCTTGGTGGGTAAGTTACAAATATATTAATGCAATGGTGGTAGGTGAGTACACGTAGATGAATAAATTTTGTACTTTAAACAAATTGTTATATCTATCTCATTTGTTCTATTCTTGCAATATTTTCTCATTAACAATGACATATTGGAGAGAAATACTTTTAAGTACAGCACCGACTATAAAACCCCACCGATAATTATTTTCACAcggaatataatttttcttcctcttaaTAACGTAACCTATTTATGAACATTTTTTCCcagcaaaaataattttattgaataagtaATAGTTGTTGGTAGCTTACAAGTTCCTGACACTTATTTACGAACATACGCAATAGTTGTTGTTAGCTTCCTCTCATTTTAatgctttcttcattttttggtgtttaatattatataaattcaaCACGGTAGAAagcaaatgttttttattttttattttttagttgggGCCAGCCTTGTCTTAGTCTAGGACGCACGGTTCAGGATCCATAACTGAGAGGgaccaaaaaaatttcaaaaaataattatatagttgtatggtaaaatatatattatttcgtGTTACTTTCATACTAATATGTACTAAGCATATGATAATActcagattttatttttcaacaagATAAGAAACACTAACTagaattgaaattataaaaggATTTGTTTCCgtacaataatttaaaaacgttatattacaatttaaattatttttcacagatttaaaaatataatttacatgttcaaacatatttatttattataaaatttaacaatacTATAATATAAAGTTCTAGAAATATCTTTTCTTATgaactatatataattataattatatgagAAAAATATCTAGTGTGTCAAATGCACAAgctaaaatattagttaaaattaaaagttagtatattaataaaaaaaaaaacagcaatacatataatatttaatctGTGATGACGATATTTtgtcaataataaataataacatcaaaattgaatgaaaatataattcttaAATAAGTTACATATCTATTTCTTATGTAATACTATACACTTATACAAGAGCTATTGTCCTGAggcattaaatatatatgagGAACCCGTAGTGTGTGTGTGATATGAGTCTAAGAGGACTTGATCGATGTTTGCTTCATCAGTTGCTTAATTTTCGGGAGATTAAGACGCCTTGCTTGTCTTTTTCACAGGAATTAAAATCAAAGAGATTAAGCATTAAAGCAATCAATCGAGT is a window encoding:
- the LOC100784795 gene encoding probable receptor-like protein kinase At1g80640 isoform X1, whose amino-acid sequence is MKMKLLLMLLLVFLLLHQPIWAADPPAFSPAGEEQHHMNKKVVIAIVVATTALAALIFTFLCFWIYHHTKYPTKSKSKNVQSPDAEKGITLAPFLNKFSSIKIVGMNGSVPIIDYKQIEKTTNNFQESNILGEGGFGRVYRARLDHNFDVAVKKLHCETQHAEREFENEVNLLSKIQHPNIISLLGCSIDGYSRFIVYELMQNGSLETQLHGPSHGSALTWHMRMKIALDTARGLEYLHEHCHPAVIHRDMKSSNILLDANFNAKLSDFGLALTDGSQSKKNIKLSGTLGYVAPEYLLDGKLSDKSDVYAFGVVLLELLLGRKPVEKLAPAQCQSIVTWAMPQLTDRSKLPNIVDPVIKNTMDPKHLYQVAAVAVLCVQPEPSYRPLITDVLHSLIPLVPIELGGTLRVSQVK
- the LOC100784795 gene encoding probable receptor-like protein kinase At1g80640 isoform X2 — protein: MKMKLLLMLLLVFLLLHQPIWAADPPAFSPGEEQHHMNKKVVIAIVVATTALAALIFTFLCFWIYHHTKYPTKSKSKNVQSPDAEKGITLAPFLNKFSSIKIVGMNGSVPIIDYKQIEKTTNNFQESNILGEGGFGRVYRARLDHNFDVAVKKLHCETQHAEREFENEVNLLSKIQHPNIISLLGCSIDGYSRFIVYELMQNGSLETQLHGPSHGSALTWHMRMKIALDTARGLEYLHEHCHPAVIHRDMKSSNILLDANFNAKLSDFGLALTDGSQSKKNIKLSGTLGYVAPEYLLDGKLSDKSDVYAFGVVLLELLLGRKPVEKLAPAQCQSIVTWAMPQLTDRSKLPNIVDPVIKNTMDPKHLYQVAAVAVLCVQPEPSYRPLITDVLHSLIPLVPIELGGTLRVSQVK